The Thunnus thynnus chromosome 22, fThuThy2.1, whole genome shotgun sequence genome includes a window with the following:
- the LOC137174686 gene encoding leucine-rich repeat and coiled-coil domain-containing protein PF3D7_0703800-like — protein sequence MRIQIVFLVFAFVAAISAAPTQTSAAQVPVEEHVKDALEDKEQKKDALGDEEQKKDALGDEEQKKDALGDEEQKKDALRDEEQMRDSFGDEEQMRDSFGDEEQMMDSFGDEEQMNDALGDDEQMRDSFGDEEPEMDTFGDEEPEMDTFGDEEP from the exons ATGAGGATCCAAATTGTGTTTCTGGTCTTCGCTTTTGTGGCTGCGATCAGTGCAGCACCAACACAAACCTCTGCTGCACAAGTCCCAG TTGAAGAGCACGTGAAGGACGCTTTGGAAGAtaaagagcagaagaaagacGCTTTGGGAGAtgaagagcagaagaaagacGCTTTGGGAGAtgaagagcagaagaaagacGCTTTGGGAGAtgaagagcagaagaaagacGCTTTGCGAGATGAAGAGCAGATGAGGGACTCTTTCGGAGATGAAGAGCAGATGAGGGACTCTTTCGGAGATGAAGAGCAGATGATGGACTCTTTCGGAGATGAAGAGCAGATGAATGATGCTTTGGGAGATGACGAGCAAATGAGGGACTCTTTCGGAGACGAAGAGCCCGAGATGGACACTTTCGGAGACGAAGAGCCCGAGATGGACACTTTCGGAGACGAAGAGCCCTAG
- the nicol1 gene encoding neuropeptide-like protein C4orf48 homolog yields MASGGYLQAAVLLLAVQLLCLAAADAEQETGTVIPAESRPCVDCHAFEFMQRALQDLKKTAFNLDARTETLVLRAERRALCDCMPASSLR; encoded by the exons ATGGCATCCGGAGGATATCTGCAGGCAGCGGTGCTGCTGCTGGCGGTCCAGCTCCTCTGTCTGGCTGCGGCTGATGCGGAGCAGGAGACGGGGACTGTCATCCCTGCCGAGA GTCGTCCATGTGTCGACTGTCACGCGTTTGAGTTCATGCAGAGGGCACTGCAAGATTTAAAGAAGACTGCTTTCAATCTTGATGCCAGG ACTGAGACGCTGGTGCTGCGGGCAGAGAGGAGGGCTCTGTGTGACTGTATGCCGGCCAGCTCACTGCGCTGA
- the nelfa gene encoding negative elongation factor A, producing MASMKDSDTGLWLHNKLGSTDELWTPPSIASLLTVSVIDNIRLCFSSLSPPVKLKLLLGMLHLPRRTVDEMKEALSEIIQLATVDSEPWVLMVADILKSFPETGSLNLDLEEQNPNVQDILGELREKVGECEASAMLPLECQYLNKSALTTLVGPLTPPVKHFQLKRKPKSATLRAELLQKSTETAQQLKKTAGVPFHAKGRGLVKKIDTTTPLKGIPKAPFRSPTAPSMFSPPSNRTPIAPARTPLRKERGVKLLDISELDMVGAGREAKRRRKTLETEAGEKAAKEEAVVENTTPDYAAGLVSAQKLGALNENPLPSTSYLPATPSMVPSSSYIPSSEAQPANAGGSGRDTLQSARQPEESATAGAGATATLPGQYKQRTPMYNASTTANPATPTSPSTPASTPASNGPPAAATASQPETPTQPPSTPQTPTPTPTPTPPQPQPKKNLSLTRDQMYAAQEMFKTANKVTRPEKALILGFMAGSRENPCPEQGDIIQIKLSEHTEVLPKADGTGSTTMLVDTVFEMNYSTGQWTRLKKYKPITNTS from the exons ATGGCGTCGATGAAGGACAGCGACACCGGCCTGTGGCTTCACAACAAACTAGGATCCACGGACGAGCTGTGGACGCCTCCGAGCATCGCCTCTCTCCTCACCGTGTCCGTAATAGACAACATACGGCTGTGCTTTTCGAGCTTATCGCCGCCGGTGAAGCTGAAACTGCTGCTCGGGATGCTGCATCTTCCCCGGCGGACCGTTGACGAG ATGAAGGAGGCCTTGTCGGAGATAATCCAGCTGGCCACGGTGGATTCAGAGCCCTGGGTGCTGATGGTTGCAGACATCCTTAAGTCCTTCCCAGAGACCGGCTCTCTCAATCTGGACTTAGAGGAGCAGAATCCAAATGTTCAGGACATCCTCGGAGAGCTCAGGGAGAAAG TGGGCGAGTGCGAGGCGTCTGCCATGCTTCCTCTGGAGTGCCAGTACCTGAACAAGAGTGCGTTGACCACTCTGGTGGGACCCCTCACACCCCCCGTTAAACATTTCCAGCTGAAGAGAAAGCCCAAGAGTGCAACCCTCAGAGCAGAGCTGCTACAGAAAT CCACAGAGACGGCCCAGCAGCTGAAAAAGACAGCCGGAGTGCCTTTTCATGCCAAAGGGAGAGGCTTGGTCAAAAAGATTGACACTACTA CACCTCTCAAGGGGATTCCCAAGGCCCCGTTTCGCAGCCCCACTGCCCCCAGTATGTTCAGCCCCCCCAGTAACCGCACACCTATTGCCCCTGCACGGACGCCCCTGCGCAAGGAGAGAGGGGTCAAG CTGTTAGACATTTCAGAGCTGGACATGGTCGGAGCTGGAAGAGAAGctaagaggagaagaaagactTTGG aAACGGAAGCCGGAGAGAAAGCAGCCAAAGAagaagcagtggtggaaaacaCCACACCCGACTACGCTGCTGGCCTCGTCTCTGCACAG aaACTCGGGGCGTTAAACGAGAACCCTCTGCCGTCCACCAGCTACCTACCGGCCACACCCAGCATGGTTCCTTCCTCCTCCTACATTCCCAGCTCAGAGGCACAGCCAG CAAACGCAGGCGGTTCGGGACGGGACACGCTGCAGTCGGCTCGCCAACCGGAGGAGTCAGCGACAGCGGGCGCCGGCGCCACCGCCACCTTACCAGGCCAGTACAAACAGAGGACGCCAATGTACAACGCGAGCACCACGGCAAACCCCGCAACCCCCACATCCCCCAGCACGCCAGCCTCCACCCCCGCCAGCAACGGGCCCCCAGCAGCTGCGACTGCCAGCCAACCCGAGACCCCCACCCAGCCTCCCAGCACACCTCAGACTCCTACACCGACACCAACCCCCACGCCACCACAGCCCCAGCCCAAAAAGAATCTCTCACTCACG AGAGACCAGATGTACGCTGCCCAGGAGATGTTCAAGACGGCCAACAAGGTCACCAGACCAGAGAAGGCCCTCATTCTGGGCTTCATGGCTGGATCCAGAG AGAACCCGTGCCCGGAGCAGGGGGACATCATCCAGATCAAACTGAGCGAACACACGGAGGTTCTGCCCAAAGCCGACGGCACCGGCAGCACCACCATGCTGGTGGACACAGTCTTCGAAATGAACTACTCCACAGGACAGTGGACCCGCCTCAAGAAATACAAACCCATCACCAACACCTCCTGA